Proteins co-encoded in one Cupriavidus nantongensis genomic window:
- a CDS encoding DNA cytosine methyltransferase, translated as MHPKLCAPPRNTPLLYGSVCSGIEAVSLAWQPLGLEAAWFAEIEPFPSAVLAHRYPLVPNLGDMTTIARQVRAGTVPAPDLLVGGTPCQSFSVAGARRGLADPRGALTLAYVELANAIDQTRRQDRRPPATLVWENVPGVLSDRSNAFGHFLGALAGESRALEPPGQKWAHAGCVSGPRRRIAWRLLDAQYFGVAQRRRRVFLVASGGGGVDPAEVLFERPGLRGDSSPGFAPWQDAAGAAGSGAAAAGWYSGYAGLKQPYGKATVTFGFGGGNTAGPIDVAACLTAAPGPKNDFEVETFVAQSIAGSISHTLSTANGGKGCSEDGTGKGVPIIAFTAQGCGADATTNHAPTLRAGGHRLSHANAGVVPAIAFAQNSRGELRLESGHGQLAGTLSTGGGKPGQGRPMVIGVALRGRTEGLAAELGDGVSTALRTSSGGADKPHVLAPDFEAHFRYDWNNPGPGDWSQWRVRRLMPVECERLQGMPDDYTLVPYRGRPSADAPRYKAIGNSMAVPCVAWLGQRLVQCLHKTGSSASD; from the coding sequence ATGCACCCGAAACTTTGCGCACCGCCACGCAACACGCCGCTGCTCTACGGCAGCGTCTGCAGCGGCATCGAGGCCGTGAGCCTCGCTTGGCAACCGCTCGGCCTCGAAGCCGCGTGGTTCGCCGAGATCGAGCCGTTCCCGAGCGCCGTGCTCGCCCACCGTTACCCCCTCGTGCCCAACCTGGGCGACATGACCACGATCGCCCGCCAGGTCCGCGCCGGCACCGTGCCCGCGCCAGACCTCCTGGTCGGCGGCACGCCGTGCCAGTCGTTCAGCGTGGCCGGCGCCCGCCGTGGCCTGGCTGACCCGCGCGGCGCCCTGACCCTTGCCTATGTGGAGCTTGCAAATGCCATCGACCAAACCCGCCGCCAAGACCGCCGCCCGCCGGCAACGCTCGTCTGGGAAAACGTCCCCGGCGTCCTCAGCGACCGCAGCAACGCCTTCGGACACTTCCTGGGCGCACTGGCCGGCGAAAGCCGTGCGCTCGAACCGCCAGGGCAAAAATGGGCGCACGCAGGTTGTGTGTCTGGACCCCGGCGCCGCATCGCCTGGCGCTTGCTCGATGCTCAATATTTCGGCGTCGCCCAACGGCGCCGTCGCGTGTTTCTTGTGGCAAGTGGTGGAGGTGGCGTCGATCCCGCCGAGGTACTTTTTGAGCGCCCAGGCCTGCGCGGGGATTCTTCGCCGGGCTTCGCGCCGTGGCAAGACGCTGCCGGCGCTGCTGGATCGGGCGCTGCGGCAGCAGGCTGGTACTCGGGATATGCAGGACTGAAGCAGCCCTACGGCAAGGCCACGGTGACGTTCGGATTCGGCGGGGGCAACACCGCAGGACCCATCGACGTCGCGGCCTGCCTGACCGCGGCGCCCGGCCCGAAGAACGACTTCGAAGTCGAGACCTTCGTGGCGCAGTCCATCGCGGGCAGCATCAGCCACACGCTCAGCACCGCCAACGGCGGCAAGGGCTGCAGCGAGGACGGCACCGGCAAGGGTGTGCCGATCATTGCCTTCACCGCACAGGGCTGCGGGGCGGATGCGACGACGAACCATGCACCGACGCTGCGTGCCGGCGGACATCGCCTCAGCCACGCGAACGCCGGCGTGGTGCCGGCCATCGCGTTCGCGCAGAACTCGCGCGGCGAGCTGCGGCTGGAATCCGGCCACGGCCAGCTTGCCGGGACGCTCTCCACGGGTGGCGGCAAGCCGGGCCAAGGCCGGCCGATGGTGATCGGCGTGGCGCTGCGCGGTCGCACCGAAGGCTTGGCCGCTGAACTGGGCGATGGCGTCTCGACCGCGCTGCGCACCAGCAGCGGCGGTGCCGACAAGCCCCATGTGCTGGCACCGGACTTCGAGGCACATTTCCGCTACGACTGGAATAACCCCGGTCCGGGCGACTGGTCGCAGTGGCGGGTGCGTCGGCTGATGCCGGTCGAATGCGAGCGGCTTCAAGGCATGCCCGACGACTACACGCTGGTGCCGTACCGCGGCAGGCCCTCCGCCGACGCGCCGCGCTACAAGGCGATCGGCAACTCCATGGCCGTGCCGTGCGTCGCGTGGCTGGGCCAGCGGCTGGTGCAGTGCCTGCACAAGACGGGATCGAGCGCTTCGGATTGA
- a CDS encoding ParA family protein → MQVVSIISTKGGVGKTTTAANLGGLAADAGLRVLLLDLDVQPTLSSYYELTQRAPGGIYELLAFNERDLGQLVSRTIIAGLDLVLSNDHRGELNTLLLHAPDGRLRLRHLLPALAPLYDLVLIDTQGARSVLLEMAVLASDLALSPVTPEILAARELRRGTMQLLEDIAPYRHLGIEPPPLHLLINRVHPVSANARLIQQALRDLFQDSAGIRVLATDVPAIEAYPRAATRGLPVHRVEHRQPPGRVAPAALDTMRALASELFPQWQDRLAQVSGRPQRPLDPGRPHGERT, encoded by the coding sequence ATGCAGGTCGTGTCCATCATTTCAACGAAGGGCGGCGTCGGCAAGACCACGACGGCCGCCAACCTGGGCGGGCTCGCCGCGGACGCGGGCCTGCGCGTGCTGCTGCTCGATCTCGACGTGCAGCCCACCTTGTCCTCCTACTACGAACTGACCCAGCGCGCGCCGGGCGGCATCTATGAGCTGTTGGCCTTCAACGAGCGCGACCTTGGCCAGCTCGTGTCCCGCACGATCATCGCGGGCCTGGACCTGGTGCTGTCCAACGACCACCGGGGCGAGCTGAACACGTTGTTGCTGCATGCGCCGGATGGCCGCCTGCGGTTGCGGCATCTGCTGCCAGCACTTGCTCCCCTCTACGACCTGGTGCTGATCGACACCCAGGGCGCGCGTTCCGTGCTGCTGGAGATGGCGGTGCTCGCCTCCGATCTCGCGCTGTCGCCCGTCACGCCGGAAATCCTCGCGGCACGCGAGCTGCGGCGCGGCACCATGCAGTTGCTCGAAGATATTGCGCCGTACCGGCACCTGGGTATCGAACCGCCGCCGCTGCACTTGCTCATCAACCGCGTCCACCCGGTGTCCGCCAACGCACGGCTGATCCAGCAGGCCCTGCGCGACCTGTTCCAGGACAGCGCCGGCATCCGCGTGCTCGCCACCGACGTGCCGGCCATAGAAGCGTATCCACGTGCCGCAACGCGCGGCCTGCCGGTGCATCGGGTCGAGCACCGCCAGCCGCCCGGCAGAGTCGCCCCTGCCGCGCTCGACACGATGCGCGCGCTCGCCAGCGAGTTGTTCCCGCAATGGCAGGACCGACTGGCTCAAGTATCCGGCCGCCCGCAGCGACCTCTTGATCCTGGGAGGCCCCATGGCGAACGCACATGA
- a CDS encoding DUF3158 family protein, whose amino-acid sequence MSDLNQPTRYFRGLQQGAFMRLEHAASLKGLLKPFKGKGDLEAWAGQCFAMRDELIGLAQRQVLQQASGHPFHLLPVELAQQTTGAGTTFLRWRRHDRSAMGVALWQELMASTSTPVNLLADLHAIELQRITLNMQISLLHTLGRQAQECASKAAEAEDAYLRRLTSFPAAMRDR is encoded by the coding sequence ATGAGCGATCTGAACCAGCCGACCCGCTACTTCCGGGGCCTGCAACAGGGAGCCTTCATGCGCCTGGAACACGCGGCCTCTCTAAAAGGCCTTTTAAAGCCTTTTAAAGGTAAAGGGGACTTGGAGGCCTGGGCCGGCCAGTGCTTCGCCATGCGCGACGAGTTGATCGGCTTGGCGCAGCGACAAGTGCTGCAACAGGCCAGTGGGCATCCCTTCCACCTGCTGCCCGTGGAACTGGCCCAGCAGACCACTGGCGCGGGAACGACGTTCCTGCGCTGGCGCAGGCACGACCGCTCGGCCATGGGCGTGGCCCTGTGGCAGGAGCTGATGGCGAGCACCAGCACGCCGGTCAACCTGCTGGCCGACCTGCACGCGATCGAGCTGCAGCGCATCACGCTGAACATGCAGATCAGCCTGTTGCACACCCTGGGCAGGCAGGCGCAGGAGTGCGCCAGCAAGGCCGCCGAGGCGGAAGACGCCTACCTGCGCCGGCTCACGTCCTTTCCCGCCGCAATGCGCGATCGGTGA
- a CDS encoding single-stranded DNA-binding protein: MSTHFSGEGNIGSPPEYREFPNGNDEPRRLLRLNVYFDNPVPTKGGDYEDRGGFWAPVEIWHRDAAHWKDLYQKGMRVLVVGRMEREPWTDNEDQPRETWQINARSVGILPFRIESVVLSPKSQETAQDAQPKPQAAQEPAAPKEPKRRK, from the coding sequence ATGAGCACGCATTTTTCGGGCGAAGGCAACATCGGCTCGCCCCCCGAGTACCGGGAGTTCCCCAACGGCAACGACGAACCGCGGCGCTTGTTGCGGCTGAACGTGTATTTCGACAACCCCGTTCCCACCAAGGGCGGCGACTATGAGGATCGCGGCGGCTTCTGGGCGCCGGTGGAAATCTGGCACCGCGACGCCGCGCACTGGAAGGACCTCTACCAGAAGGGCATGCGCGTGCTGGTCGTCGGCCGCATGGAGCGCGAACCCTGGACCGACAACGAGGATCAGCCACGTGAGACTTGGCAGATCAACGCGCGCAGCGTCGGCATCCTGCCGTTCCGCATCGAGTCCGTCGTCCTGAGCCCCAAATCGCAGGAGACCGCACAGGACGCGCAGCCCAAGCCCCAGGCCGCCCAGGAACCGGCTGCGCCGAAGGAGCCCAAGCGCAGGAAGTGA
- a CDS encoding DUF305 domain-containing protein has product MAEHSHEHQHHTSGQMGKHGRPYAKFWVNMVLGLVVMYFVMFSMIDGARDFRNNLNMLYMAVTMWAPMGIFMLATMPGMFPNRRLNLVLYGLFAVLTLGSFAATRAQTGIGDRQFIASMVPHHSGAILMCREAQLSDPELVNLCQAISDGQRAEIEQMNRIAARLR; this is encoded by the coding sequence ATGGCTGAACATTCCCATGAACATCAACATCACACATCCGGTCAGATGGGTAAGCACGGCCGACCATACGCCAAGTTCTGGGTGAACATGGTGTTGGGCCTCGTCGTCATGTACTTCGTAATGTTCAGCATGATCGACGGCGCCAGGGACTTCAGAAACAATCTCAACATGCTCTACATGGCGGTCACTATGTGGGCGCCAATGGGCATCTTCATGCTAGCGACAATGCCCGGCATGTTTCCAAACCGGCGGCTCAATCTCGTGCTGTACGGCTTGTTTGCCGTTCTCACACTCGGTTCTTTTGCCGCTACCCGTGCTCAAACCGGAATCGGCGATCGACAGTTCATCGCGTCTATGGTCCCGCACCATTCGGGAGCGATCCTCATGTGCCGCGAGGCGCAGCTCTCAGATCCGGAACTCGTCAACCTATGCCAAGCGATTTCCGATGGCCAGCGCGCGGAGATCGAGCAGATGAACCGGATTGCTGCACGCCTTCGTTGA
- a CDS encoding DUF2857 domain-containing protein, protein MSTSHPLNQAVIAQALYDLRNGQLRRCKAMGFGEAELDALKHPALISVLANASVSWCSVTVNREVLQRLLNQAQDVEKEIATVDRMLRLGASTEMVSRFYGLTHQEVALRREILGLPKRKGRHPVLDETQDTELWRQWKAVTSSRNVDLEDETSILDAAMDLAEGMSLPLSVVWAAIRNWVDQGLG, encoded by the coding sequence ATGTCCACATCGCATCCGCTCAACCAGGCCGTGATCGCCCAGGCGCTGTATGACCTTCGCAACGGCCAACTGCGCCGCTGCAAGGCCATGGGCTTCGGCGAGGCCGAGCTGGATGCGCTCAAGCACCCCGCGCTGATCAGCGTGCTGGCCAACGCCAGCGTCTCGTGGTGCTCGGTCACGGTCAACCGCGAAGTGCTGCAGCGCCTGCTCAACCAGGCGCAGGACGTGGAGAAGGAAATCGCCACGGTCGATCGCATGCTGCGGCTGGGGGCCAGCACGGAGATGGTCAGCCGCTTCTATGGCCTGACCCATCAGGAAGTCGCCCTGCGGCGGGAGATCCTCGGCCTGCCCAAGCGCAAGGGGCGCCACCCCGTCCTGGACGAGACCCAGGACACCGAACTGTGGCGGCAATGGAAAGCCGTGACCAGCAGCAGGAACGTCGATCTGGAGGACGAGACCTCGATTCTCGATGCGGCCATGGACCTGGCCGAGGGCATGTCACTGCCGCTCTCGGTGGTCTGGGCCGCGATCAGGAACTGGGTCGATCAGGGATTGGGCTAG
- a CDS encoding ParB family protein encodes MADMTSQDMAGKLLAAGFERSGPAATALSDPIADTPMVVTLDQLRPYDHDPRMKRNPAYEEIKASIRERGLDAAPAITRRPGGDHYIIRNGGNTRLAILRELWLETKEERFFRISCLFRPWPERGEIVALTGHLAENELRGGLTFIERALGVEKAREFYEQESGAALSQSELARRLAADGFPVQRSHITRMADAVRYLLPAIPTVLYGGLGRHQVERLSVMRTACKRTWEHYAKDRSLPLDFDSFFQEVLAQFDTQGDEFAPQRVQDELIGQMSELLGIGYDVLALDLTESESRHRALVSDPTPPAAQPALPSPTAGTPTPPGAASSIATPAAAAGPPPASPPASEPTLRHDDTAAGEAATGSPAAAPSDLLREHIVSPAPTTERLQSIQRMVADQLGDALPPDFSASVLQSIPVQAGGLYPISDVWYIDAGLDTPDRLRIHIAQFAREIAGEAGLDEYIEDRADGIGFACRARGQAPSPLGRAVLTLLTSLTGQPVAEAGLDGAQLAADLPTLLHGQSQGHGSGARRLSDTALVKLFRLLRLARRLLDLEAGTTAPGT; translated from the coding sequence ATGGCTGACATGACCTCGCAGGACATGGCAGGCAAGCTGCTCGCGGCCGGCTTCGAGCGCAGCGGCCCAGCGGCTACGGCCTTGAGCGACCCGATCGCGGACACGCCCATGGTCGTGACGCTGGACCAGTTGCGGCCCTACGACCATGACCCGCGCATGAAGCGCAACCCGGCTTACGAGGAAATCAAGGCGTCCATCCGCGAGCGCGGCCTGGACGCGGCGCCGGCTATCACGCGCCGGCCCGGCGGGGACCACTACATCATCCGCAACGGCGGCAACACGCGGCTGGCGATCCTGCGCGAACTCTGGTTGGAGACCAAGGAAGAACGCTTCTTCCGCATATCGTGTCTGTTCCGACCATGGCCGGAGCGCGGTGAAATCGTCGCGCTGACCGGGCATCTTGCCGAGAACGAACTGCGCGGCGGCCTCACGTTCATCGAGCGCGCGCTCGGCGTCGAGAAAGCACGGGAGTTCTACGAGCAGGAGAGCGGCGCCGCCCTGAGCCAGTCGGAACTGGCCCGCCGCCTGGCGGCCGATGGCTTCCCCGTCCAGCGGTCGCACATCACCCGCATGGCCGACGCGGTGCGCTACCTGCTGCCCGCCATTCCCACCGTGCTTTATGGCGGCCTTGGGCGCCACCAGGTCGAGCGGCTGTCGGTCATGCGCACGGCCTGCAAACGCACCTGGGAGCACTACGCCAAGGACCGCTCGCTGCCGCTGGACTTCGACAGCTTTTTTCAGGAGGTGCTGGCGCAGTTCGACACGCAGGGCGACGAGTTCGCGCCGCAGCGCGTGCAAGACGAGCTGATCGGCCAGATGTCCGAGCTGCTGGGAATCGGCTACGACGTGCTGGCGCTGGACCTGACCGAATCGGAAAGCCGCCACCGGGCGCTGGTCAGTGACCCGACGCCACCTGCGGCGCAGCCGGCGTTGCCTTCGCCCACCGCCGGCACGCCGACTCCGCCGGGCGCAGCATCGTCCATCGCCACGCCTGCAGCGGCGGCCGGTCCTCCACCCGCCAGCCCTCCGGCGTCCGAGCCCACCTTGCGCCACGACGACACGGCGGCTGGCGAAGCGGCCACGGGAAGCCCGGCGGCTGCACCGAGCGATCTGCTTCGTGAGCACATCGTCTCGCCGGCACCGACGACCGAACGGCTGCAGTCGATCCAGCGCATGGTCGCCGACCAGTTGGGCGATGCGCTGCCGCCCGACTTCTCGGCGAGCGTGTTGCAGTCCATCCCGGTGCAAGCCGGCGGACTCTATCCGATCTCCGATGTCTGGTACATCGACGCCGGCCTGGACACGCCCGATCGGCTGCGCATCCACATCGCGCAGTTCGCGCGCGAGATCGCCGGGGAGGCAGGCCTGGACGAGTACATCGAGGATCGCGCCGATGGCATCGGGTTTGCGTGCCGCGCCCGCGGCCAAGCCCCGTCGCCGCTCGGCCGCGCGGTGCTGACGCTCCTCACTTCGCTGACGGGTCAGCCCGTCGCCGAAGCGGGCCTGGACGGCGCGCAGCTCGCCGCCGACCTGCCGACCCTGTTGCACGGCCAGAGCCAAGGCCATGGCAGCGGCGCAAGGCGCTTGAGCGACACCGCGTTGGTCAAGCTCTTTCGGCTGCTCCGCTTGGCCCGGCGTCTGCTGGACCTGGAAGCCGGCACCACGGCGCCCGGGACGTGA
- a CDS encoding AlpA family transcriptional regulator, with translation MSQTPVLPPNERRILRLDEVEAKSGFKRAHIYNLMKKRQFPQALRLGVRAVGWDSIEIDQWIAERLNHRT, from the coding sequence ATGTCGCAGACCCCTGTACTCCCGCCGAACGAGCGCCGCATCCTGCGGCTCGATGAAGTCGAAGCGAAGTCCGGCTTCAAACGCGCCCACATCTACAACCTGATGAAGAAGCGCCAGTTCCCTCAGGCGCTGCGCCTGGGCGTGCGCGCTGTCGGCTGGGATTCGATCGAAATCGACCAGTGGATCGCCGAGCGCCTCAACCACCGGACCTGA
- a CDS encoding STY4528 family pathogenicity island replication protein, producing the protein MAVDDTAPRAPRQGPVALADLFDAALKDLTPKPHPSAPAPMAVPTPAASGDAFLFSGNRHESVPRRLFLDRRLTPLERNAWQVFRLMLNDDGVTAFPTYEQLRPWLASMPCAGQASHETVARALTLLRLTRWLSLVRRRRDPKTGRILGNLYVLHDEPLTPFEAMQLDADYLALVSQSLGHSAKAVQVVGLNTLQEIADDPMLSGRTLPSRLQVLAERLADQGITATQSYPQEDAIHDSEEGPASLLRNGERPSSESEAGPKPAPDGALRNPKQDRTVRSSRINEVRTTAQARALGDLQWPKRFAELKAEQQAGARMALQQVDAALGQAVLDEWAARCGKHGIRNPAGYLFGIIQRAMRGEFNAWAKQTGPAPPTPSAARAPPSEPPRNVVPPEVARQHIERLRDLLRKT; encoded by the coding sequence ATGGCCGTGGACGACACCGCCCCACGAGCCCCGCGTCAAGGCCCCGTCGCACTCGCCGACCTGTTCGACGCTGCGCTGAAGGACCTCACGCCCAAGCCACATCCCAGCGCGCCAGCGCCCATGGCAGTGCCCACGCCTGCCGCGTCCGGCGACGCCTTCCTGTTCAGTGGCAATCGGCACGAGAGCGTGCCGCGGCGGCTGTTCCTCGACCGCCGCCTGACACCGCTGGAGCGCAACGCCTGGCAGGTGTTCCGGCTGATGCTCAACGACGACGGCGTCACGGCGTTCCCGACCTATGAGCAGTTGCGCCCCTGGCTGGCGTCCATGCCCTGCGCGGGACAAGCCTCCCACGAGACCGTCGCGCGGGCGCTGACGCTGCTGCGCCTGACGCGCTGGCTGAGCCTCGTGCGACGACGGCGCGACCCCAAGACCGGCCGCATCCTCGGAAACCTCTACGTCCTGCATGACGAACCCCTGACACCGTTCGAGGCCATGCAGCTCGACGCCGACTACCTGGCCCTGGTCAGCCAGTCGCTGGGGCATTCGGCCAAGGCCGTTCAGGTGGTGGGACTCAACACCCTCCAGGAGATCGCGGACGACCCGATGTTGTCCGGACGCACCTTGCCGTCGCGGCTGCAAGTGCTCGCCGAGCGCCTGGCCGACCAGGGAATCACCGCCACTCAAAGTTATCCACAGGAGGATGCGATCCACGATTCCGAAGAAGGGCCCGCGAGCCTTCTTCGGAATGGCGAACGCCCCTCTTCGGAATCCGAAGCAGGGCCGAAACCCGCGCCAGACGGCGCTCTTCGGAATCCGAAGCAGGACCGTACAGTACGTAGTAGTCGTATTAATGAAGTACGTACTACCGCGCAGGCGCGTGCGCTGGGCGACCTGCAATGGCCCAAGCGCTTCGCGGAACTGAAGGCGGAACAGCAGGCCGGAGCCAGGATGGCGTTGCAGCAGGTGGACGCTGCCCTGGGGCAGGCCGTGCTGGACGAATGGGCCGCACGGTGCGGCAAGCATGGCATCCGCAACCCCGCCGGATATCTGTTCGGCATCATCCAGCGCGCCATGCGCGGCGAGTTCAATGCGTGGGCCAAGCAGACCGGCCCGGCACCGCCAACACCATCGGCGGCGCGAGCGCCACCATCCGAGCCGCCGCGCAACGTCGTGCCGCCCGAGGTGGCCCGGCAGCACATCGAGCGCCTGCGCGACCTGCTGCGCAAGACCTGA
- a CDS encoding DNA topoisomerase III yields the protein MRLFLCEKPSQGKDIGRILGATQRGEGCLNGSGVTVTWCIGHLVEAAAPEVYDAALKRWSLEQLPIIPQQWRVEVKPQTATQFKVVKTLLAKATHLVIATDADREGELIAREIIDLCGYRGPIARLWLSALNDASIRTALAKLRPSAETLPMYYSALARSRADWLVGMNLSRLFTVLGRQAGYDGVLSVGRVQTPTLKLVVDRDREIAAFVSVPYWAIDVSLSAGGQTFTAQWVAPDASTDDAGRCLQQPVAQQAAQQIRAAGSAQVVSVETERVREGPPLLFDLGTLQEVCSKQLGLDVQETLEIAQALYETHKATTYPRSDSGYLPESMFAEVPTVLDSLLKTDPTLAPIMGQLDRAQRSRAWNDSKVTAHHGIIPTLEPANLSAMSEKEQAVYRLIRAHYLAQFLPHHEFDRTMADLSCGQQKLVATGKQVVVKGWLLVLAEPEREGSADEDGDAPRSQVLPALRDGMACQVAGADIKALKTMPPKPYTQGELVKAMKGVARFVTDPRLKQKLKDTTGIGTEATRANIISGLIARGYIVKKGRSIRASDAALTLIDAVPAAIADPGTTAVWEQALDMIEAGQLTLDVFIGKQAAWISQLIAQYGSTSLSIKVPQGPACPQCGAPTHQRTGKSGPFWSCSRYPDCKGTLPVETGTSKRGASRPRKSGRKGS from the coding sequence ATGCGGCTGTTTCTGTGCGAGAAGCCCTCCCAGGGCAAAGACATCGGCCGGATTCTCGGCGCCACGCAGCGCGGTGAAGGCTGCCTCAACGGCTCCGGCGTCACGGTCACCTGGTGCATCGGCCATCTCGTCGAAGCGGCAGCACCCGAGGTCTATGACGCGGCGCTCAAGCGCTGGTCGTTGGAGCAGTTGCCCATCATCCCTCAGCAGTGGCGGGTCGAGGTCAAACCGCAGACCGCCACGCAATTCAAGGTCGTCAAAACGCTTCTGGCGAAGGCGACCCATCTCGTCATTGCCACCGATGCCGACCGCGAGGGTGAACTGATCGCCCGCGAGATCATCGACCTGTGCGGATACCGCGGCCCCATAGCACGCCTGTGGCTGTCGGCGCTCAACGATGCGTCCATCCGCACCGCGCTCGCCAAGCTGCGGCCCTCGGCCGAGACGCTGCCGATGTATTACTCGGCGCTGGCGCGCTCGCGCGCCGACTGGCTCGTCGGCATGAACCTCAGCCGGCTGTTCACCGTGCTCGGGCGGCAGGCCGGCTACGACGGCGTGCTGTCGGTCGGGCGTGTACAGACCCCGACGCTCAAACTCGTGGTGGACCGCGACCGAGAGATCGCGGCCTTCGTGTCCGTGCCGTACTGGGCCATCGACGTGTCCCTGTCCGCAGGCGGTCAGACGTTCACCGCGCAGTGGGTGGCACCCGACGCCAGCACCGACGACGCCGGCCGCTGCCTGCAGCAGCCCGTCGCACAGCAGGCCGCGCAACAGATCCGCGCCGCGGGCAGTGCCCAGGTGGTGTCGGTCGAGACCGAGCGCGTGCGCGAAGGCCCGCCGCTGCTGTTCGACCTGGGCACCTTGCAGGAAGTCTGTTCCAAGCAGCTTGGGCTGGACGTGCAGGAAACCTTGGAGATCGCCCAGGCTCTGTACGAGACGCACAAGGCCACGACGTACCCGCGCTCGGATTCGGGCTACCTGCCCGAAAGCATGTTCGCCGAGGTGCCCACGGTCCTGGACAGCCTGCTCAAGACCGATCCCACGCTGGCCCCGATCATGGGCCAGCTCGACCGCGCCCAGCGCTCGCGCGCCTGGAACGACAGCAAGGTGACGGCGCACCACGGCATCATCCCGACGCTCGAACCCGCGAACCTCTCCGCCATGAGCGAGAAGGAGCAGGCGGTGTACCGGCTGATCCGGGCGCATTACCTGGCCCAGTTCCTCCCGCACCACGAGTTCGACCGCACCATGGCGGACCTCTCCTGCGGCCAGCAGAAGCTGGTGGCCACGGGCAAGCAGGTCGTCGTCAAGGGCTGGCTCCTGGTGCTGGCCGAGCCAGAACGTGAAGGCAGCGCCGACGAGGACGGCGATGCCCCGCGCAGCCAGGTGCTGCCCGCATTGCGCGACGGGATGGCATGTCAGGTCGCCGGGGCCGACATCAAGGCCCTCAAGACGATGCCGCCCAAGCCCTATACCCAGGGCGAACTGGTCAAGGCGATGAAGGGCGTTGCGCGTTTCGTGACCGACCCGCGCCTGAAGCAGAAGCTCAAGGACACGACGGGCATCGGCACCGAGGCGACCCGGGCCAACATCATCAGCGGGCTGATCGCCCGCGGCTACATCGTGAAGAAGGGACGCTCCATCCGCGCATCGGATGCGGCGCTCACGCTGATAGACGCCGTGCCCGCGGCGATTGCCGACCCCGGCACCACCGCCGTCTGGGAACAGGCGCTGGACATGATCGAGGCCGGACAACTCACCCTGGATGTGTTCATCGGCAAGCAGGCTGCATGGATTTCGCAGTTGATCGCGCAGTACGGCAGCACGTCCCTGTCCATCAAGGTGCCCCAAGGACCGGCTTGTCCGCAGTGTGGCGCGCCCACGCACCAACGCACCGGCAAGAGCGGCCCGTTCTGGTCGTGCAGTCGCTATCCCGACTGCAAAGGCACGCTGCCGGTCGAAACCGGCACGTCCAAGCGTGGTGCCTCGCGCCCACGCAAGAGCGGCCGCAAAGGCTCCTGA
- a CDS encoding PFL_4669 family integrating conjugative element protein, translating to MATSNEPLQLNLGSLRSAMSLTLHTHHASRIWHGRAAAEGRPGIVGLNGYIAVMNKMKRGSEQDDPYSDWWMLRIEDKLDQTKTTLQTLREQVDQALAGVPAALTLGENLNVQPVKLPLFVNAQLGFAAVYLLADYDDIARKLILAHHTALIDRSTLERWLNEGAHALRSLFSLAQQYRYSGCTRDDFAAKNAAARAALEKFGELPQDVLEGTRRSKFAPPIVRRGLQQRGESPAAAATSVDGDAAAAADPSENAATAGEDESA from the coding sequence ATGGCAACCAGCAACGAACCATTGCAACTCAACCTCGGCTCCCTGCGCAGCGCAATGTCGCTGACGCTGCACACCCACCACGCCTCGCGCATCTGGCATGGCCGCGCCGCCGCCGAGGGGCGACCGGGCATCGTCGGCCTGAACGGCTACATCGCCGTCATGAACAAAATGAAGCGCGGCTCGGAGCAGGACGACCCGTACAGCGACTGGTGGATGCTGCGCATCGAGGACAAGCTCGACCAGACCAAGACCACGCTGCAGACGCTGCGCGAACAGGTGGACCAGGCCCTGGCCGGCGTGCCCGCCGCGTTGACCCTGGGCGAGAACCTCAACGTGCAGCCCGTCAAGCTGCCGCTGTTCGTCAATGCGCAGTTGGGCTTTGCCGCCGTCTATCTCCTGGCCGACTACGACGACATCGCGCGCAAGCTGATCCTCGCCCACCACACCGCGCTGATCGACCGCAGCACCTTAGAGCGCTGGCTCAACGAGGGCGCGCACGCGCTGCGCAGCCTGTTCTCGCTGGCCCAGCAGTATCGCTATTCGGGCTGCACCCGCGACGATTTCGCGGCGAAGAATGCGGCAGCGCGGGCCGCGCTGGAGAAGTTCGGCGAGTTGCCGCAGGACGTGCTCGAAGGCACGCGCCGCTCGAAGTTTGCGCCACCCATCGTGCGCCGTGGTCTGCAACAGCGCGGTGAGAGTCCTGCCGCAGCCGCTACCAGCGTCGATGGTGATGCGGCCGCTGCTGCCGACCCGTCCGAAAACGCAGCCACTGCCGGCGAGGACGAATCCGCATGA